The following are encoded together in the Oncorhynchus gorbuscha isolate QuinsamMale2020 ecotype Even-year linkage group LG03, OgorEven_v1.0, whole genome shotgun sequence genome:
- the LOC124016937 gene encoding tripartite motif-containing protein 65-like: MAVSGVSVRKDHLSCPLCQEVLRTPAAIPCGHTFCSLCIKDFWDNEEKHDRFCSCPECQYTFHPRPNLIKNIALAEMVEAMEKSRCRNNAGSVGKHRLAAACHQAGPSSSQTQEKARPMKSPQTPTVSEALKSRVCPTHDRLLEVYCCDDDQCICLLCALVEHKAHSTLFVNEGWSRKQKQLQDLKKESKRMIKKREKEQKDLTESIQRIKEGSRAAEEHCEGVLAGLIDSLQRHYSTTVRELIRAQETAVVAQAESSLCNLETDIAELKKKDTELEELSQTDDDIHFLQRAVSCPLYSRRTRDEVISPIDTALRF; the protein is encoded by the exons ATGGCAGTGTCTGGTGTATCAGTCAGGAAGGACCACCTCAGCTGTCCACTCTGTCAGGAGGTGCTCAGGACTCCTGCTGCTATTCCATGTGGGCACACCTTCTGCAGTCTCTGCATCAAGGACTTCTGGGACAATGAAGAAAAGCATGATCGTTTCTGCAGCTGCCCTGAATGCCAATATACCTTTCACCCGAGGCCTAACCTGATCAAGAACATTGCTCTGGCTGAAATGGTGGAAGCCATGGAGAAGTCCAGGTGTAGAAATAATGCGGGTTCCGTAGGTAAGCACAGACTTGCTGCAGCCTGCCATCAGGCAGGGCCATCATCCAGTCAGACTCAGGAAAAGGCCAGACCCATGAAGAGTCCCCAAACCCCTACAGTCTCAGAGGCACTGAAGAGCAGAGTATGTCCCACACATGACAGACTGCTGGAGGTTTACTGCTGCGATGATGATCAATGCATCTGCCTTCTGTGCGCCCTGGTTGAGCACAAAGCACACTCCACTTTGTTCGTGAATGAGGGATGGAGCAGGAAACAG AAACAGCTCCAGGACCTTAAGAAGGAATCAAAAAGAATGAtcaaaaagagagaaaaggagcagAAGGACCTGACAGAGAGCATACAGAGGATTAAG GAAGGTAGTAGGGCTGCTGAAGAGCACTGCGAGGGCGTCCTCGCTGGGCTGATTGACTCCCTCCAGAGGCACTACTCCACCACAGTCAGAGAGCTGATCAGGGCCCAGGAGACAGCTGTAGTGGCTCAGGCTGAGAGCTCCCTGTGTAACCTGGAGACAGACATTGCTGAGCTGAAGAAGAAAGACACTGAGCTGGAGGAGCTGTCACAGACAGATGATGATATCCACTTCCTCCAG